The following are encoded in a window of Penaeus vannamei isolate JL-2024 chromosome 17, ASM4276789v1, whole genome shotgun sequence genomic DNA:
- the LOC138864692 gene encoding adipocyte plasma membrane-associated protein Hemomucin-like: MTDDDDDDAQPQPQPRHYNNNHSHNQETTTDTTRIIATVTTTSSTTTVKPRHYKQHKHKHNHSQTTPLQPTPPPIATTTTRRPPQTQPESPTTTVNPRHKKQHNRSHNTARVPATPAPGRAARAGPAAARQKFPQRVH; the protein is encoded by the exons atgactgatgacgatgatgatgatg cacaaccacagccacaaccacgccactacaacaacaaccatagCCACAACCAGGAGACCACCACAGACACGACCAGAATCATAGCCACAGTCACAACCACAAGCAGCACAACCACAGTCAAACCACGCCACTACAAacaacacaagcacaagcacaaccACAGTCAAACCACGCCACtacaaccaacaccaccaccaatagCCACAACCACAACCAGGAGACCACCACAGACACAACCAGAGTCACCAACAACCACAGTCAACCCACGCCACAAGAAACAACACAACCGCAGTCACAACACAGCCCGCGTCCCGGCCACGCCCGCGCCTGGCCGGGCGGCGCGGGCCGGGCCGGCGGCGGCTCGGCAAAAATTTCCACAAAGAGTCCATTAA
- the LOC138864691 gene encoding probable serine/threonine-protein kinase samkC, translated as MTSSSSSSSTSTSPRQLLRTPPPPGPPKDPSKESPRTPQDTSKDPSLRTPLPQGHPKCNPNANQVKSKSRSSQRQASSKSKEIQEQVKSKPQASLSPIQTKPKSNPKQVKIQFKSNQIQPKPNPKSNPKQVQTKPQKQVQDKPKAAHSRAKAAHDSRDTIIQTK; from the exons GACAACTTCTaaggacaccccctcccccaggaccCCCTAAGGACCCCTCCAAGGAGTCCCCAAGGACCCCCCAGGACACCTCCAAGGACCCCTCCCtaaggacccccctcccccaaggacACCCAAAATGCAACCCAAATGCAA ATCAAGTCAAAAGCAAGTCAAGATCAAGTCAAAGGCAAGCCTCAAGCAAGTCCAAAGAAATCCAAGAGCAAGTCAAAAGCAAGCCTCAAGCAAGTCTAAGTCCAATCCAAACCAAACCCAAATCCAATCCAAAGCAAGTCAAAATCCAATTCAAATCCAACCAAAtccaacccaaaccaaaccccaAATCCAACCCAAAGCAAGTCCAAACCAAACCCCAAAAGCAAGTCCAAGACAAGCCCAAGGCCGCCCACTCGCGAGCCAAGGCCGCCCACGATTCCCGAGACACAATAATCCAGACAAAATAG